From a region of the Osmia lignaria lignaria isolate PbOS001 chromosome 10, iyOsmLign1, whole genome shotgun sequence genome:
- the CCT3 gene encoding chaperonin containing TCP1 subunit 3 — MFGSGAASIVVLSPNTKRDTGRKVQRENIQAGKAIADVIRTCLGPQAMLKMLMDPMGGIVMTNDGNAILREITVQHPAGKSMIEIARTQDEEVGDGTTSVIVLAGEILAVGEPFLEQNMHPTVIIRAFRQALEDMVTILNEQISVDLDRNDRSKLIQVINSCVGTKFIGRWSELACQIALDAVNTVMLEENGRREIDIKRYAKVEKIPGGSVEDSTVLKGVMFSKDVTHPKMRRYIKNPRIVLLDCSLEYKKGESQTNIEIMKDTDFTRILELEEEYVKKICEDIIAVKPDVVITEKGVSDIAQHYLVKAGISAIRRLRKSDINRIARACGATVVNRTEELREEDIGTKAGLFEVKKLGDDYFCFITECKDPKACTIILRGASKDILNETERNLQDALHVARNLLIEPKLVPGGGAVEMAVSRLLTEKAGRLAGVEQWPYKAVAQALEIIPRTLAQNCGANTIRTLTALRAKHATGGVTWGIDGETGQLVDMKERGIWEPLSVKLQTYKTAIETAILLLRIDDIVSGSKKKKSDNEPTPPAQVSEESMKE; from the exons ATGTTCGGGTCAGGGGCTGCTTCGATCGTAGTTTTAA GTCCAAATACCAAACGGGATACCGGCCGGAAAGTACAGAGAGAAAATATTCAAGCCGGAAAA gCTATTGCAGATGTTATTAGAACATGTTTGGGACCCCAAGCAATGTTAAAAATGTTGATGGATCCGATGGGAGGTATAGTTATGACCAATGATGGGAATGCTATATTACGTGAAATAACAGTACAACACCCTGCTGGAAAATCAATGATAGAAATAGCTAGAACTCAAGATGAAGAAGTTGGAGATGGTACCACATCGGTTATTGTATTGGCAGGAGAAATTTTAGCTGTTGGTGAACCTTTCCTTGAACAGAATATGCATCCAACAGTTATAATAAGAgcatttcggcaagctttagaaGATATGGTGACCATTCTGAATGAACAGATCAGTGTGGATTTAGATCGCAATGATAGAAGCAAATTAATCCAGGTCATAAATTCTTGTGTTGGAACTAAATTTATTGGTCGTTGGTCTGAGTTAGCATGTCAGATTGCTTTAGATGCAGTTAATACTGTAATGCTTGAGGAAAATGGCAGAAGGGAAATAGATATAAAGCGTTATGCAAAGGTAGAGAAGATTCCAGGTGGCAGTGTTGAAGATAGTACTGTCCTTAAGGGAGTAATGTTCAGTAAAGATGTTACCCATCCAAAAATGAGACGTTATATTAAAAATCCAAGAATAGTTCTTTTGGATTGTTCCTTAGAATATAAAAAGGGTGAATCACAAactaatatagaaataatgaaagaTACAGATTTCACCAGGATTTTAGAATTGGAGGAggaatatgttaaaaaaatatgcGAAGATATTATTGCTGTAAAACCTGATGTAGTGATCACGGAAAAAGGAGTATCAGATATAGCCCAACATTATCTTGTGAAAGCTGGAATTTCTGCTATTCGAAGATTGAGAAAAAGTGATATTAATAGAATTGCGAGGGCTTGCGGGGCTACTGTTGTTAATCGTACGGAAGAATTACGAGAGGAAGATATTGGTACCAAAGCTGGTCTTTTTGAAGTCAAGAAACTTGGAGATGATTACTTCTGCTTTATTACTGAATGTAAAGATCCTAAAGCATGTACTATAATTTTGAGGGGTGCTAGCAAAGATATACTAAATGAAACTGAAAGAAACTTACAAGATGCTCTTCATGTTGCCAGAAACCTTCTTATTGAACCTAAATTAGTACCAG GTGGAGGTGCAGTAGAGATGGCAGTATCAAGACTTCTGACAGAAAAAGCAGGAAGGCTTGCTGGTGTGGAACAGTGGCCGTACAAAGCTGTAGCACAAGCACTAGAAATAATCCCAAGAACTCTTGCACAAAACTGTGGAGCAAACACAATTCGAACCTTAACTGCATTACGTGCAAAGCACGCTACTGGAGGAGTGACATGGGGTATTGATGGAGAAACTGGTCAATTGGTTGATATGAAAGAACGTGGTATTTGGGAGCCTTTATCTGTGAAGTTACAGACATATAAAACCGCTATCGAAACTGCCATTTTATTGCTAAGAATTGATGATATTGTATCAGGaagtaagaagaagaaatcagaTAACGAGCCTACTCCACCTGCACAAGTTTCAGAAGAATCCATGAAGGAgtag